Proteins encoded by one window of Mycolicibacterium sp. ND9-15:
- a CDS encoding acetoacetate decarboxylase family protein has product MTQHTIAGTVLTMPVRIRKAHQHTAMFSVDADAAQRMIDYSGLKVCRFGSNRALVVLILMRYLDGDLGQYWEYGTNVMVNPPGSETRGLRALQSAAAFVHRLPVDQEFTLEAGTTIWGYPKVMADFVVREGRQFGFDLAVDGQYALSMDFRPGLPVPSALTSRTQAHPTYTCRDGVLRETVGEFSLTGVRWRLGGAQLRLGAHPYAKELAALGLPKRAMMSTSADNVEASFGDAKEIS; this is encoded by the coding sequence ATGACCCAGCACACCATCGCAGGCACCGTGCTCACGATGCCGGTGAGGATCCGCAAGGCCCACCAGCACACGGCGATGTTCTCCGTGGACGCCGACGCCGCGCAGCGCATGATCGACTACAGCGGCCTGAAGGTGTGCCGGTTCGGGTCCAACCGCGCCCTCGTCGTACTGATCCTGATGCGCTATCTCGACGGGGATCTCGGCCAGTACTGGGAGTACGGCACCAATGTGATGGTCAATCCACCCGGCTCAGAAACGCGCGGACTGCGCGCCCTGCAGTCGGCCGCCGCGTTCGTCCATCGCCTTCCCGTCGACCAGGAGTTCACATTGGAAGCGGGAACGACGATCTGGGGCTACCCGAAGGTGATGGCCGACTTCGTCGTTCGCGAAGGGCGGCAGTTCGGCTTCGATCTCGCAGTCGACGGTCAGTACGCCCTCAGCATGGATTTCCGGCCCGGCTTGCCGGTCCCTTCGGCGCTGACGTCGCGCACTCAGGCGCACCCCACCTACACCTGTCGCGATGGCGTCCTGCGTGAGACGGTCGGTGAGTTTTCGCTGACCGGCGTGCGCTGGCGACTGGGGGGAGCGCAGTTGCGGCTCGGGGCGCATCCCTACGCCAAAGAACTTGCCGCGCTTGGCCTGCCGAAGCGCGCGATGATGTCGACTTCCGCTGACAACGTCGAGGCGTCGTTCGGCGACGCGAAGGAGATCTCATGA
- a CDS encoding thiolase domain-containing protein has protein sequence MTDSKDVAVVGFAHAPHVRRTDGTTNGVEMLMPCFHQLYDELGLQQTDIGFWCSGSSDYLAGRAFSFISAIDSIGAVPPINESHVEMDAAWALYEAYIKILTGEVDTALVYGFGKSSAGTLRRVLALQTDPYSVAPLWPDSVSIAGLQARFGLDAGKWTAEQMAQVALASMSAAGRTDSEKPAKSIDELLDRPYFADPLRRHDIAPITDGASAIVLAAGDRARELCENPAWITGIEHRIETPVLGARDLTTSPSTAASAQAATGGDPSSIEVAEIYAPFSHQHLILTEAIGLADKTTVNPSGGALAANPMFSAGLERIGFAAQHIFTGSAQRVLAHATSGPALQQNLVAVLEGKS, from the coding sequence ATGACTGATTCGAAAGATGTGGCAGTCGTCGGCTTCGCGCACGCACCGCACGTGCGGCGCACCGACGGGACCACCAACGGCGTCGAGATGCTGATGCCGTGTTTCCACCAGCTCTACGACGAACTCGGGCTGCAGCAGACCGACATCGGTTTCTGGTGCTCGGGCTCCTCGGACTACCTTGCCGGTCGGGCGTTTTCGTTCATCTCCGCGATCGACTCGATCGGCGCGGTGCCCCCCATCAACGAGTCGCACGTCGAGATGGACGCGGCATGGGCGTTGTACGAGGCCTACATCAAGATCCTGACCGGCGAGGTGGACACAGCGCTGGTGTACGGCTTCGGCAAGTCCAGCGCGGGCACCCTGCGTCGCGTGCTGGCGCTGCAGACCGATCCGTACAGCGTCGCCCCGCTGTGGCCGGATTCGGTTTCGATCGCCGGCCTGCAGGCCCGGTTCGGGTTGGACGCGGGCAAGTGGACCGCCGAACAGATGGCGCAGGTCGCGCTGGCTTCGATGTCCGCCGCGGGGCGCACCGACAGCGAGAAGCCGGCCAAAAGCATCGACGAACTTCTGGACCGGCCGTACTTCGCAGATCCGTTGCGTCGCCACGACATCGCGCCGATCACCGACGGGGCGTCGGCGATCGTCCTCGCCGCCGGCGACCGGGCGCGCGAACTGTGCGAGAACCCCGCGTGGATCACCGGCATCGAGCACCGCATCGAGACGCCGGTGCTCGGCGCCCGTGATCTGACCACGTCCCCGTCGACGGCGGCCTCCGCGCAGGCGGCTACCGGCGGTGACCCAAGTTCCATCGAGGTCGCCGAGATCTACGCCCCGTTCAGCCACCAGCACCTGATCCTCACCGAGGCGATCGGGCTCGCAGACAAGACGACGGTGAACCCGTCGGGCGGTGCGCTGGCGGCCAACCCCATGTTCTCGGCGGGCCTCGAGCGGATCGGCTTCGCCGCGCAGCACATCTTCACCGGATCGGCGCAGCGGGTTCTGGCGCACGCAACGAGCGGCCCTGCGCTGCAACAAAACCTGGTCGCGGTCCTGGAAGGGAAGAGCTAA
- a CDS encoding Zn-ribbon domain-containing OB-fold protein, with protein MTTSQGSPVQIDRHERPLSAPLKLAFDYTRSVGPLLSRFFTALRERRIVGVRGSDGRVHVPPAEFDPVTYERLTEIVPVAAVGTVVSWTWQPAPLEGQPLDRPFAWALIKLDGADTPLLHAVDAGSSDAIGTGARVHAHWVDEPVGAITDIAYFALGEEAEPEGQPDERDPVTVQESPSMIEIQHTASLPETTFLKALEEGRLLGARTKKGRDGQPGRVYFPPKEADPATGLELDEFVELPDKGTVTTFAVINIPFAGQRIKPPYVAAYVLLDGADIPFLHLVTEIDAADVRMGMRVEAVWKPREEWGLGIDNVDHFRPTGEPDADYDSYKHHL; from the coding sequence GTGACCACCAGCCAAGGCAGCCCGGTGCAGATCGACCGCCATGAGCGCCCGCTTTCAGCACCGCTGAAGCTCGCATTCGACTACACCCGTTCAGTCGGACCACTCCTGTCCCGGTTCTTCACGGCCCTGCGTGAGCGACGCATCGTCGGCGTGCGCGGTTCGGATGGGCGGGTGCACGTGCCGCCAGCCGAGTTCGATCCCGTGACCTACGAGCGGCTGACCGAGATCGTACCGGTGGCCGCGGTCGGGACCGTGGTGTCGTGGACCTGGCAGCCGGCCCCGCTGGAGGGCCAACCGCTGGACCGGCCGTTCGCATGGGCGCTTATCAAGCTCGACGGCGCGGACACCCCGCTGCTGCACGCGGTCGACGCCGGTTCCTCGGACGCGATCGGCACCGGTGCCCGGGTACATGCGCACTGGGTCGACGAACCCGTCGGCGCGATCACCGACATCGCGTACTTCGCGCTGGGGGAAGAAGCCGAACCGGAGGGGCAGCCCGACGAGCGGGATCCGGTCACGGTGCAGGAGTCGCCGTCGATGATCGAGATCCAGCACACGGCGTCGCTGCCCGAGACCACGTTCCTCAAGGCGCTCGAAGAGGGCAGGCTGCTGGGCGCTCGGACCAAGAAGGGCCGCGACGGGCAACCGGGCAGGGTGTACTTCCCGCCCAAGGAGGCCGACCCGGCCACGGGTCTGGAACTCGACGAGTTCGTCGAGTTGCCCGACAAGGGCACCGTCACCACGTTCGCGGTGATCAACATCCCGTTCGCCGGGCAGCGCATCAAACCGCCGTACGTGGCGGCCTACGTGCTTCTCGACGGCGCCGACATCCCGTTCTTGCATCTGGTCACCGAGATCGACGCGGCCGACGTCCGGATGGGCATGCGGGTCGAGGCGGTGTGGAAGCCCCGCGAGGAGTGGGGCCTGGGCATCGACAACGTCGACCATTTCCGGCCGACGGGCGAGCCCGACGCCGACTACGACTCCTACAAGCACCACCTGTAA
- a CDS encoding cytochrome P450 yields the protein MTTTRPDVDLTDGAFYAGDSRPVYKWMRENEPVFRDRNGLAAAATYAAVIEAERNPELFSNAGGIRPDQPGVEMMIEMDDPQHLLRRKLVNSGFTRKRVKDLEGSIETLCDTLIDNVVERGECDFVWDIAAPLPMAVIGDMLGVRPEEREMFLKWSDDLVGALSSTADPEEFQVTMDAFAAYSEYMMGMIAARKETPTDDLVSVLVHAEVEGSKLEDHQIVTEVLLLLIGGDETTRHTLSGGTRQLLLHPDQHRRLVDDVSLLPNAIEEMLRWTTPVKNMARTLTADTEFHGTALKEGEKMLLLFESANFDEEVFEDPETFDIERYPNNHLAFGFGTHFCLGNQLARLELSIMQTKLLQRLPDLRLASDDELPLRPANFVSGLEKMPVVFTPTAKVLG from the coding sequence ATGACCACCACCAGACCAGACGTCGATCTGACCGACGGCGCGTTCTACGCCGGCGATTCGCGGCCGGTCTACAAATGGATGCGCGAGAACGAGCCGGTCTTCCGCGATCGCAACGGATTGGCCGCCGCCGCAACCTATGCCGCGGTGATCGAGGCCGAGCGCAATCCGGAACTGTTCTCCAACGCCGGTGGTATCCGCCCCGACCAGCCGGGTGTCGAGATGATGATCGAAATGGACGATCCGCAACATCTGTTGCGGCGCAAGCTCGTCAACTCGGGGTTCACCCGCAAGCGGGTCAAAGACCTCGAGGGATCGATCGAGACGTTGTGCGACACGCTGATCGACAACGTTGTCGAGCGCGGTGAGTGCGACTTCGTCTGGGACATCGCCGCACCGCTGCCGATGGCGGTCATCGGCGACATGCTCGGGGTGCGTCCCGAAGAACGCGAGATGTTCCTCAAGTGGTCCGACGATCTGGTCGGTGCGCTCAGCAGCACCGCGGACCCGGAGGAGTTCCAGGTCACGATGGACGCATTCGCCGCCTACAGCGAATACATGATGGGCATGATCGCGGCCCGCAAGGAGACGCCGACCGACGACCTGGTGAGCGTGCTGGTGCACGCCGAGGTGGAGGGCAGCAAGCTCGAGGACCATCAGATCGTCACCGAGGTGCTGCTGCTGTTGATCGGCGGCGACGAGACCACCCGCCACACGCTCTCCGGGGGCACGCGGCAGTTGCTGTTGCACCCGGACCAGCATCGGCGGCTGGTCGATGATGTCTCGTTGCTACCCAACGCGATCGAAGAGATGCTGCGCTGGACGACGCCGGTGAAGAACATGGCGCGAACCCTCACCGCCGACACCGAGTTTCACGGCACCGCCCTCAAGGAGGGCGAAAAGATGCTCCTGCTCTTCGAGTCGGCGAACTTCGACGAGGAGGTCTTCGAGGACCCCGAGACCTTCGACATCGAGCGCTATCCCAACAACCACCTGGCGTTCGGCTTCGGCACACATTTCTGCTTGGGTAACCAACTCGCTCGCCTCGAGCTGTCGATCATGCAGACCAAACTGCTGCAGCGGCTGCCCGATCTGCGGTTGGCCTCCGACGACGAATTACCATTGCGGCCCGCCAATTTCGTGTCCGGCCTGGAGAAGATGCCGGTGGTGTTCACCCCGACGGCGAAAGTGCTCGGCTGA
- a CDS encoding gamma carbonic anhydrase family protein gives MPLYSFEGRAPTIDPDAFVAPTATLVGDVHVEAGASVWFNAVLRADFAPIVVRGGANVQDCCVLHAPPGIPVDVGPGATVAHACVVHGVHIGAEAVLANHCTVLDGVVIGARSLIAAHSLVVAGTKIPDEVLVTGAPAKVRGPIGGTGAEMWVNTNPGAYQELARRYRDSLRPVD, from the coding sequence ATGCCGTTGTACTCCTTTGAGGGTCGCGCCCCGACGATCGATCCGGACGCGTTCGTCGCGCCGACGGCCACGCTGGTGGGCGACGTGCACGTCGAGGCGGGCGCCTCGGTGTGGTTCAACGCGGTGCTGCGGGCCGACTTCGCCCCGATCGTGGTCCGCGGGGGCGCCAACGTGCAGGACTGTTGCGTGTTACACGCGCCGCCCGGTATCCCCGTCGACGTGGGGCCGGGCGCGACGGTCGCGCACGCCTGCGTCGTGCACGGGGTGCACATCGGGGCCGAGGCGGTGCTCGCCAATCACTGCACGGTGCTCGACGGCGTCGTCATCGGCGCACGCAGCCTGATCGCGGCGCATTCGCTGGTCGTCGCCGGCACGAAGATTCCGGACGAGGTGCTGGTCACGGGCGCGCCCGCGAAGGTCCGCGGTCCCATCGGCGGGACCGGCGCAGAGATGTGGGTCAACACCAACCCCGGCGCCTACCAGGAGTTGGCCCGCCGCTACCGGGACAGCCTGAGACCGGTCGACTAG
- the mddA gene encoding methanethiol S-methyltransferase has product MTTRFLTITYGAVSYLVFLVAFLYAIGFVAGVGVPRSVDHGIAAPLGQAITVNLLLLSLFAVQHSVMARPGFKRWWTRFVPPPVERSTYVLLASSVLFLLYWQWRTMPAVMWQVTSPAAQYALWALSWLGWAIVLAATFMINHFELFGLRQVYLAWREKPHADTGFRTPLLYRLVRHPLMLGFIIAFWATPTMTAGHLLFAIATTGYILIALQLEERDLVAALGSQYREYRRRVPMLLPWPRRHKVTGISRRVPSSTPTDDARSQRSETSRLST; this is encoded by the coding sequence ATGACTACACGCTTCCTCACAATCACCTACGGCGCCGTAAGCTATCTCGTGTTCCTGGTGGCGTTCCTCTATGCAATCGGCTTCGTCGCCGGTGTCGGCGTTCCGCGCAGCGTCGACCACGGAATAGCCGCACCGCTCGGCCAAGCCATCACTGTGAACCTCCTGCTGTTGAGTCTGTTCGCCGTCCAGCACAGCGTCATGGCACGACCGGGGTTCAAACGGTGGTGGACACGCTTTGTGCCCCCGCCCGTGGAGCGCAGCACCTATGTGCTGCTGGCGAGTTCGGTTCTGTTCCTGCTCTATTGGCAGTGGCGGACGATGCCTGCCGTGATGTGGCAGGTGACATCTCCGGCCGCGCAGTACGCACTGTGGGCACTGTCTTGGCTCGGGTGGGCGATCGTCTTGGCGGCGACCTTCATGATCAACCACTTCGAGCTGTTCGGCCTGCGACAGGTGTATCTGGCCTGGCGGGAAAAACCCCATGCTGACACCGGTTTTCGCACACCGCTGCTGTACCGTCTGGTGCGACACCCGCTGATGCTCGGCTTCATCATCGCCTTCTGGGCCACGCCGACAATGACAGCCGGGCACCTGCTTTTCGCGATAGCCACAACCGGATACATCCTCATCGCCCTGCAGCTGGAAGAGCGCGACCTCGTCGCAGCGCTGGGCTCGCAATACCGTGAATACCGTCGACGGGTGCCCATGCTCCTGCCGTGGCCGCGCCGGCACAAGGTCACTGGGATCTCACGGCGGGTACCGAGTTCCACTCCCACAGACGACGCGCGTAGCCAACGGTCGGAAACGTCACGGCTATCGACTTAG
- a CDS encoding LLM class F420-dependent oxidoreductase, whose translation MKLGLQLGYWGAQPPENHAELVAAAEEAGFDTVFTAEAWGSDAYTPLAWWGRETTRMRLGTSVVQLSARTPTACAMAALTLDHLCGGRHILGLGVSGPQVVEGWYGARFGKPLARTREYVDILRQVWAREAPVRSDGPHYPLPLSGEGTTGLGKNLKPITHPLRADIPVMLGAEGPKNVALAAEICDGWLPIFYSPRIAGMYNEWLDEGFARPGARRSREDFEICATAQVVVTDDRAAIMELMKPHLALYMGGMGAEDTNFHADVYRRMGYADVVDDVTKLFRSGREDGKEQAAKIIPDELVDDSAIVGDLGYVQEQIKAWEAAGVTMMVVGARSPEQIRDLAALV comes from the coding sequence ATGAAGTTGGGTTTGCAGCTGGGGTACTGGGGCGCCCAACCGCCCGAAAACCATGCCGAACTCGTCGCCGCCGCCGAGGAAGCCGGCTTCGACACCGTCTTCACCGCAGAGGCGTGGGGCTCGGACGCGTACACACCGCTGGCCTGGTGGGGCCGGGAGACGACCCGCATGCGGCTCGGCACGTCGGTGGTTCAGTTGTCCGCACGCACCCCGACCGCGTGCGCAATGGCGGCGCTGACGCTCGACCACCTCTGTGGGGGCAGGCACATCCTCGGTTTGGGGGTGTCCGGACCGCAGGTCGTCGAGGGCTGGTACGGCGCCAGGTTCGGTAAGCCGCTGGCGCGCACCCGCGAGTACGTCGACATCCTGCGCCAGGTGTGGGCCCGCGAGGCCCCGGTGCGCAGCGACGGACCGCACTATCCGCTGCCGCTGTCCGGCGAGGGCACCACGGGCCTGGGCAAGAACCTCAAGCCGATCACGCATCCGCTGCGGGCCGACATCCCGGTCATGCTGGGTGCGGAGGGACCGAAGAACGTCGCGCTCGCCGCCGAGATCTGCGATGGTTGGCTTCCGATCTTCTACTCGCCGCGCATCGCCGGCATGTACAACGAGTGGCTCGACGAGGGCTTCGCCCGCCCCGGCGCGCGCCGCAGCCGCGAGGATTTCGAGATCTGTGCGACGGCGCAGGTGGTGGTTACCGATGACCGCGCCGCGATCATGGAGTTGATGAAGCCGCATCTGGCGCTGTACATGGGCGGCATGGGCGCCGAGGACACCAACTTCCACGCGGACGTCTACCGCCGGATGGGCTACGCCGACGTGGTCGACGACGTCACAAAGCTGTTCCGCTCCGGACGAGAGGACGGAAAAGAGCAAGCGGCCAAGATCATCCCCGATGAACTGGTCGACGACTCGGCGATCGTCGGCGACCTCGGTTATGTCCAGGAGCAGATCAAGGCCTGGGAGGCGGCGGGCGTCACGATGATGGTCGTCGGCGCGCGGTCACCCGAACAGATCAGGGACCTCGCCGCGCTGGTTTGA
- a CDS encoding MOSC domain-containing protein, whose product MMIGRVAELWRYPVKSLGGERVEHIDIGPRGVVGDRLWAVRDLERDVTASARRVPGLLTAAARYVGPLSPDAGPGNVPEVAITFPDGSELSSSDSAVNAKLSEVAGREVRLTALPPAEDTSLHRLSKHERENMSIAALRSDFGLGEEEGFPDVSMYRIADLATLSRYSTPPGTFVDLAPVHVLSTRSLATIGADVAGDPLDVRRFRPNVLITLDDPTDGLPESHWTGGDLTVGGAVLEVTMPTIRCVVPSRAQPGLEVDRRITKAVANRAQRRLGSNCWVKSGGSVAVGDAVALRPEKHHLLAGAARRTKRFGFGLVTSAADRLSR is encoded by the coding sequence ATGATGATCGGCAGGGTCGCCGAACTGTGGCGCTATCCGGTGAAGTCGCTGGGCGGTGAGCGTGTCGAGCACATCGACATCGGACCGCGCGGAGTTGTCGGCGACCGGCTGTGGGCGGTTCGTGACCTCGAGCGCGACGTGACCGCATCGGCGCGCCGCGTTCCGGGGCTACTCACCGCCGCCGCGCGTTACGTCGGCCCGTTGTCGCCCGATGCGGGTCCCGGCAACGTGCCCGAGGTCGCGATCACTTTCCCCGACGGAAGTGAGCTGTCCAGCAGCGACAGCGCGGTGAACGCAAAGCTGTCTGAAGTGGCCGGCAGAGAAGTCCGGCTGACCGCGTTGCCTCCGGCGGAGGACACCAGCCTGCACCGGTTGAGCAAGCACGAGCGCGAGAACATGTCGATAGCCGCCCTGCGCAGCGACTTCGGGCTCGGCGAGGAGGAGGGCTTTCCGGACGTATCGATGTACCGGATCGCGGACCTGGCCACCCTGTCCCGCTATTCCACACCGCCCGGGACGTTCGTCGACCTGGCGCCGGTGCACGTGCTGAGCACGAGGAGCCTCGCAACCATCGGCGCGGATGTTGCCGGTGACCCGTTGGACGTGCGCCGGTTCCGGCCGAACGTGCTCATCACGCTGGATGATCCGACCGACGGGCTACCCGAATCGCATTGGACCGGAGGCGATCTGACGGTCGGCGGCGCGGTGCTCGAGGTGACGATGCCGACGATCCGCTGCGTGGTCCCCAGTCGCGCGCAACCGGGTCTCGAGGTCGACCGCCGGATCACCAAGGCAGTGGCCAACCGGGCGCAACGACGCCTGGGCAGCAACTGCTGGGTGAAGTCGGGTGGGTCCGTCGCGGTCGGCGACGCCGTGGCGCTGCGCCCTGAGAAGCACCACCTGCTTGCCGGCGCCGCCCGGCGCACGAAGCGGTTCGGGTTCGGGCTGGTGACTTCGGCCGCCGACCGGCTAAGTCGATAG
- a CDS encoding nuclear transport factor 2 family protein, translating to MTVTDPNAPVHLAGKRSREAAIAHDKQAWLDNFADDAIVEDPIGPSHFDPEGRGHRGRIAIAKFYDVAIAPSELTFNFVETYQCGNEEANVGNIVIRSAGYEVTAAGVFTYRVDDEGKIVALRAYWELDRAAASARKL from the coding sequence GTGACCGTCACAGACCCGAACGCCCCGGTTCACCTGGCGGGCAAGCGCTCCCGCGAGGCCGCGATCGCACACGACAAGCAGGCGTGGCTCGACAACTTCGCCGACGACGCGATCGTCGAGGACCCGATCGGCCCGTCGCACTTCGATCCCGAAGGGCGGGGGCACCGCGGCAGAATAGCCATCGCGAAGTTCTACGACGTGGCTATCGCACCGAGCGAACTCACGTTCAACTTCGTCGAGACCTACCAGTGCGGCAACGAGGAAGCCAACGTCGGCAACATCGTGATCCGGTCCGCCGGCTACGAGGTGACCGCCGCGGGCGTGTTCACCTACCGGGTCGATGACGAGGGCAAGATCGTCGCCCTGCGGGCGTACTGGGAGCTCGACCGGGCCGCCGCCAGCGCCCGAAAGCTCTAG
- a CDS encoding TIGR03619 family F420-dependent LLM class oxidoreductase, with the protein MQYTVSVAMSPVEQLIEIAKTAEEVGFDNIALPDSIFYMEKQSADYPYTADGSRMWNEDTPWVDPLILAGAMGATTSTIRFYTNVMKLGSRNPLLLARQVGSVANLTNNRFGFGVGIGWAPEEFEWCGQPYAKRGKRVDEMIEVIKLALAGGMVEFHGEFYDFEKLQMSPAPAEPVPFYVGGHTDVALKRAVRIGDGWTSAMMTCDQIAETISRLKKLLAEAGRADDPFEYQVVCIDKFGIDGHRELAEAGVTDYIGMPWVFEGLGFDAPLDKKLDSMKRFADTYIHSGWQQ; encoded by the coding sequence ATGCAGTACACGGTCAGCGTGGCGATGAGTCCTGTCGAGCAGCTCATCGAGATCGCCAAGACCGCCGAGGAGGTCGGGTTCGACAACATCGCGCTGCCCGACTCGATTTTCTACATGGAGAAGCAGTCGGCCGACTACCCGTACACCGCCGACGGTTCGCGGATGTGGAACGAGGACACGCCGTGGGTCGACCCGTTGATCCTGGCGGGCGCGATGGGCGCGACGACGTCGACGATCCGCTTCTACACCAACGTGATGAAGCTCGGCTCGCGCAATCCGCTGCTGCTGGCCAGGCAGGTCGGGTCGGTGGCGAACCTGACCAACAACCGGTTCGGGTTCGGCGTCGGGATCGGCTGGGCACCAGAAGAGTTCGAGTGGTGCGGTCAGCCCTACGCCAAGCGCGGCAAGCGCGTCGACGAGATGATCGAGGTGATCAAGCTCGCGCTCGCCGGTGGGATGGTGGAGTTCCACGGCGAGTTCTACGACTTCGAGAAGCTGCAGATGAGCCCCGCCCCGGCCGAGCCCGTTCCGTTCTACGTCGGCGGCCATACCGACGTGGCCCTCAAGCGTGCCGTGCGTATCGGCGACGGCTGGACCAGCGCGATGATGACCTGCGATCAGATCGCCGAGACCATAAGCAGGCTGAAGAAGCTGCTCGCCGAAGCCGGCCGTGCGGACGACCCCTTCGAGTACCAGGTGGTGTGCATCGACAAGTTCGGCATCGACGGGCACCGCGAACTCGCGGAGGCCGGCGTGACCGACTACATCGGGATGCCATGGGTCTTCGAAGGGCTCGGCTTCGACGCGCCACTCGACAAGAAGCTGGATTCGATGAAACGCTTCGCCGACACCTATATCCACTCCGGCTGGCAGCAGTGA
- a CDS encoding thiolase domain-containing protein, with product MAVQLAAVLGTGQTKYVARRQDVSMNGLVREAIDRALADSGATMDDIDAVVVGKAPDFFEGVMMPELFMADAVGATNKPLIRVHTAGSVGGSTAVVAASLVKSGKYRRVLAMAWEKQSESNAMWALSIPVPFTKPVGAGAGGYFAPHVRAYIRRSGAPNHIGAMVAVKDRLNGAKNPLAHLHQPDITLEKVMASQMLWDPIRFDETCPSSDGACALVIGDEDIADKRVAAGHPVAWIHATALRTEPLAYSGRDQVNPQAGRDAAKALWEAAGIKSPIDEIDVAEVYVPFSWFEPMWLENLGFAPEGEGWKLTEAGETAIGGRIPLNASGGVLSSNPIGASGMIRFAEAAIQVMGKAGGHQVPNARKALGHAYGGGSQYYSMWVVGADKP from the coding sequence ATGGCGGTCCAACTTGCCGCGGTGCTCGGCACGGGGCAGACGAAGTACGTCGCCAGACGTCAGGACGTGTCGATGAACGGCCTTGTCCGCGAGGCCATCGACCGGGCACTGGCCGACTCGGGCGCGACGATGGACGACATCGACGCGGTGGTGGTCGGCAAGGCGCCCGACTTCTTCGAGGGCGTGATGATGCCCGAGCTGTTCATGGCCGACGCCGTCGGCGCGACCAACAAGCCGCTGATCCGGGTGCACACCGCGGGATCGGTCGGTGGGTCGACCGCGGTGGTGGCCGCCAGCCTGGTGAAGTCGGGCAAGTACCGGCGGGTGCTGGCGATGGCGTGGGAGAAGCAGTCGGAGTCGAACGCCATGTGGGCGTTGAGCATTCCGGTGCCGTTCACCAAACCCGTCGGCGCGGGCGCGGGCGGCTATTTCGCACCGCACGTGCGGGCCTACATCCGCCGTTCGGGCGCGCCGAACCACATCGGTGCGATGGTCGCGGTCAAAGACCGGCTCAACGGAGCCAAGAACCCGCTGGCACACCTGCATCAACCCGACATCACGCTGGAGAAGGTGATGGCATCGCAGATGCTTTGGGACCCTATCCGATTCGACGAAACCTGCCCGTCCTCCGACGGCGCGTGCGCGCTGGTGATCGGCGACGAAGACATCGCCGACAAGCGCGTCGCCGCGGGACATCCCGTCGCATGGATCCACGCGACCGCGCTGCGCACCGAACCGCTGGCCTACTCGGGACGCGACCAGGTCAACCCGCAGGCCGGCCGCGACGCTGCCAAGGCGCTGTGGGAGGCGGCGGGCATCAAGAGCCCGATCGACGAGATCGACGTCGCCGAGGTCTACGTGCCGTTCTCGTGGTTCGAGCCGATGTGGTTGGAAAACCTCGGTTTCGCACCGGAAGGCGAAGGGTGGAAGCTGACCGAGGCTGGCGAGACCGCGATCGGTGGCCGCATCCCGCTCAACGCGTCCGGCGGTGTGCTGTCGTCGAATCCGATTGGCGCGTCGGGCATGATTCGTTTCGCCGAGGCGGCGATCCAGGTGATGGGCAAGGCCGGCGGGCATCAGGTACCCAACGCCCGCAAGGCGCTCGGGCACGCCTACGGCGGCGGGTCGCAGTACTACTCGATGTGGGTGGTGGGGGCCGATAAGCCATGA